The nucleotide window actatactgtacatgtattgaaTACTGTATGGGGTTGTGTTTTCTTACATGTGTGGAAATCTACATTTAGTTTATACTCACTATGAGAAATAAGcacaaaatgattgttaaatTCCACACTATTTTATTAGTAGTATTGGTTAGTGTAAAGCAAACATGGTGGCACAACTTTGTTAGACATAAAagtaaacacacacaaacacacaacaaaGATGACTAACCGTTAAATCAAGGACATTTTCCcctcattgttttattttctttctgccgacttttccttttgttttgtacaaacaaGACTAATTCAAAACACCCGGATTCCCTTTTATGATAACCAGATATCGTTTTGTACACAACCTCGTCCACTGGGAATAAATAACTGCCTTCATTGCTCGCCCACAAGATGGGTAGTTATTCCAACCTGAGAACGAGGTTTTCAATTTTAAAACGGTTGTAATAATTAGTACATTTTGAAACAAAACGCCATCATGACGGTACAATCCAAGGACACTACACTAATGGCCCTTTACgtaaccacggcttcggctttggattcggcttcatgctccgtcctctcgtctgaagcacTGAGCGCGTACGCGAAGCACGCGCAATTTGTCAAAAACAACcgcagggccaagctagcctgagccgaagctGAAgcccgaagccgtggattcgaaaagggcctaagaCATGGACTAATAGGCTATAAGCGACCTCGGGTGTTTCTACTCACCCGTGCAcctatgagcaagttcgagtgcgcactaTGGGTTTAACTGAATGATGACTAAAACTTTGACTCgcacccaggctggtcgaccatttgtTGACTTCTGCGGTCAACCAattggaaccagcctcatgaCTGGTGCCAATAGCCAGTTACATGCTAACATGTGTATAGCGCAGAgcggaaccagtgacactatggCGAACACGCGGAAAGCAATGGTGTAGTGTTGAAACCGTGGTACCGATGGTTGACTGGGCTCCCAAACGAAacgttcgagtgagtgcgtcactgcgcatgtacgttcCTTGTCAGTAGTTGACTGAAACATGCGCACCCGAACTTTCTGTTTGTGAATAAAGGCGGTGAAAACCAAAATGGACGAcgacaaataaaacaaacacgacACAAACTTTCTCGTAAACTCGTTTGCCGCGTGTGGCGCGTGGAATCAGTCTGTCGGATTTCAATGCACCGCCCACGAGGTGCAATAAGTTAAAGAATCGGCGCTTCTCTTTTCACGTCGCACGTCTTCTCAACAAAGACAACGGGAATTAGAGAGTCGCCTTGACAATACATTATGCTTCTGTTTCAATATCTGTTAACAGTAATGAAGGCTTGGTATCGAAATTATAATTGCTATGGTATCAATGGACCATTCTACaaacttggcccaatttcataaagctgtttaccggttagcacatttttgtgcttactgtagcagaaaattgGGCGTTAGCATCGCGTATTTCACCATAGTTTCCCAAGTAAGCAGGCAAATTCTCGACGCGCATGCACGTTCAACACGAAACTGCATTTTTTAACGTCACTCTCGTGCTAACCGCGGGTTATCGAGCATTTACCCTTGCTTACAgtatttaacagctttatgaaatataaCTTCTTCTAGGGGACGCCCCGTAACCACCACGGCTGCttacatgtttgttttatgaaattgggcccagaactgaaaatcaatttaaaatggtTTCTCTATCTTAGTGTGTTTTAATCTTTGGTCggatttgattgtttttttcttatctAAAAGTTAAAGGGGTTGGGGTGTTGGTGAAACTCTGTTTTAGACGGTTTAATACCGACGGGGTCTGTTGAAGTATTTGAAAAGTTGGTTCTCGAGGGGTAGGCGCCATGTGCCGTCAGCCATGCCTGGTTCCATTTCGTCAGCCTCGCCAGGTATCGTGTTCAGGATCTCGTTCATGTGTTCTTCCCGGTTCTCGGCGTCTTGAATGGCGTTGTTCTCGTCGGTTAAGGGCGGCAAGACGAAATTCCGCCCGAAGCGCGGATTCAGGCGGCGAAGCTGTCCCGTCCTTTCGGCCTGCATggctgtaaaacaaaacaacaaacaagacAGAACAGTTAGTCGTAAGCTAAGACTTGTTTCAAACCGTGGCACGCAGTACATCTTTCTTATCTGGAATTAATTTGATGCCACGAAGGTGGTCATGCCCTGGTATTGGCCTTTGTGTCCCTACAAATATTTTCCATGAACATTGGAATTTTCaaacggaagtgccctttacaaaatgaaaagggCCTGACAAATCTGTCATCATTTTGCATCTACATTTTTTTGTCAAGCTCTCTCAAAGATGATGACAACACGCCTGTTTGGGCAAATCAAGACGGAGATGGCAGTAAAGTTCTTCTTTTAAGATGATAATTTAACTTAAGAAAAACCCaccgacaaacaaacaaacaaagatttATTTAAACCATCCTTTTGCACGCAATGCATGGTtgcttttctttctttctaacAATTTAGTCGACAGTTCTCAAGTTCTCTCGAGTAGGTCAAGTCAAGATGGAGGGATTGCAATAATTGCCTTCCTTAAATGATAATTTAACTCAAACAAATTGAACATATTTTTGCATTGGTAAGCTGTCCCgtgcattgggggggggggggggggggagttgtaCACATGTTCGTCGGATATGTAATATATAAATAACCCATCACTAACGGCCATGTTTCCAACTTTGATTTTCTTTCCCTGATCCAAATCCTGTGTTAATTCTCTCAGGACCTTGAGGGAGTCCATCCCGTACCGGGTACAATCAAAGCCTGACGATACTGGATACGCTAGTGGGGGTTTCAGAACCATAATTACGGGCTCGTTCACGCCTATTACCCGGTCTATATGAGAGCGTCTGGAGTAAGAGACTAATCCCTAGATACCATCCCTccactttcattttttttcttctcttttttttagcACACCGCTCAATTTCTGAATGTTGTGCATCGATGGATAGGGGGACATTCTGCCCCGGAGCTCTTGTTTGAGAGCTAATACTGCACGGTGTTTGAGAACTAATACTGGCACGATGTGTGTGCAGCTGATTGGCGCGATCGATCACCGTAAGAAATAGTTTAATCCCAAAATGCCTCAATGTACAAACAGTGAGCGACCAAACGGCTCCCGAAATCCCCCTATGTATGTATATAATTtctatacaatttttttttatcgaagGGGTAACTTAGTATAAAGCCTTAATTTCATGGCATAAAGCACATATCATCAAATTTATCTAGGCCTATTGAAGCAAGACTCCACTTTCGTATTTACACTCTctatgcccaatttcatagagctgcttaggcagaacatattgcttaacaactttctgctaagcagaaattagaAGGATACCAGTCCCAAATCGTAAACATTTTATGGtagtttggccggtaaccttttACTGGTTGGCACGTTTGTTTTGCGCTTGGTTGTATTTTGTacttaacggcagtggacactattggtaattgctaaaaataattgttagcataaaaccttacttggtaatgagtaatgggggagaggtttgTAGTGtacaacattatgagaaacggatccctctgaagtaacgtagttttcgagaagaaaaagtaatttccacgaatttgatttcgagatctctgatttagaacttgaggtttcgaaatcaagcatctgaaagcacacaactttgtgtgacaagggtgtttttatttcattcatatctcgcaactttgacgaccaattgagctcaaattttcacaggtttgttaatactttatgcatatgttgagatacacaagttgggaagactggtctgtgacaattatcaatagtgtccaatctCTTTAAACAGTTTCATGTAATTGGGTCCTTATCATAATTCAGAAACGAGTCAGGctgacccggatttgggtcaGGCCTCCCGAGGTTCTGAATCCGGGTCAActctcactttttttttcaagagtgTACCATCATTTTAAATACACGAAAAGTTCGACACATTCCCTTTGTTGCGTTCCTGTGGAGACATCCTTTGTTCTTTCTATTGTCCCTGTActtcaactttcccatagactttgaaCACACTCAGTTGTGAAGCACCCCGGTCTTTAGAACTTGCCTATGGAGTCCGTTTATTTAATTCCCTTTTTTTCCCCTGGTCTCAAGAAGGTACAGAATATGAGAGCACGACTCCCGATATACAGGGTTTGCGCAAGTTATACCTCGGCACCTGTCTCGAAAAACTCGCACAAATTGCACAATTTGGTTACCCATAGACGCAGAACACCTTGGTTGCAGGTTTTAAGAGGAGAGCCGTATTTGATTTTGGAGACTGCGTTCGTTAACTTGTTTAATCCACCCCCATGGCCATACCCCGGATCGTAAGAATTGGACATGCCATTGTGTGTCCCTCCATAATTTATCAACCGTTGCGTAGGACTAagaaatgaagaagaagaagatggttaaaacacaaattaacatAATTCCGTCGGTTCAGCACATCACCTCCGAAAAATAAGCTTCGTTGATTTCAAAGTGTTccggttttttgtttatttatgcattTTGTCCATTAATATTTTAGATTGATTTGGCGCAATACAAATTGTCTGCTATTATTTATAGTAAGATTTGTAAAGGCTTATTGTGACCAATCTGGCCTTGACACATTTATTATGCATGTATTGGCTAGATTCTATGAAATGAGTTGGGCTGAAAATCGGACACAATCTGATGTATGCTCGTCCACAATCATGGTTACCCGTTTTGTAATGCAACAAGACACAACATGAACAACATACAAATATTGATTAACTCAGTCATTTcgtgcgaattattcgttgcgaatttgtgacgtaaaAATTTCgtatcgaatttgcaagaagaATGATCCTGATTAAAAATTCTGAAATGCATCATTGATACATGGATTGTTAATTGATATAAATTTGAAAGTAAGATCTTTGCGATCATCAAAGGTTTTTTATACCGTTCTTTATAGGATGGCCATGGCAACAAATGTGTACCAATGAGTTTGGCTGTGCACATCGTTGAACCTTGATTGATCTGTCATGAAGTCTGGTTAAAACCCGAACTGAGGGTCACTGACACTGACTGTAGTATATAATGATTGGTTGAtcgattgatttattgattgagaTATAATCTTATTTGAGTTTGTGGGTCAGCGTTGTGACTAATTTCCGATTATTGTTAATACAGCACTGTCCCGTTTTGTTTTAACTTGACCAGCATTGTTCAGTTTTGTTACAGACTAGTGTTCGAGCAGTTGTTCTTGAAAGTTTTGAGACAAAGTCTTTCCTCGAATCActaaggtcaatctggtctCGATTCCATGTCGGTTTAAAGTAGTTCATTAACACGGTCTAGATCGAATTAAAATGTTTGTCTGCTATACTGCATCAGTATATATGTGTGTCATTTGCTTTCCCAGAGAGTCTATCTTGGGCATGTTCCCGGACAATGGAAACGGAACAAACCTGGTCAAGCTGATCGCATTCCAGGACATTGAACAGATCACAACCGGGTCAAGCTGATCGTATTTCGGGACATTGAACAGAACAAAACCGGGTCAAGCTGATCGCATTATGGGACATTGAACAGAACGAAACCGGGTCAAGCTGATTGCATTCCGGGACATTGGACAGAACAAAACCAGGTCAAGCTGATTGCATTATGGGACATTGAACAGAACAAAACCGGGTCAAGCTGATTGCATTCCGGGACATTGAACAGAACAAAACCAGGTCAAGCTGATTGCATTATGGGACATTGAACAGAACAAAACCGGGTCAAGCTGATTGCAATCCGGGACATTGAACAGAACAAAACCAGGTCAAGCTGATTGCATTATGGGacattgaacaaaacaaaaccaggtCAAGCTGATTGCATTATGTGACATTGAACAGAACAAAACCGGGTCAAGCTGATTGCATTCCGGGACAGTGAACAGAACAAAACCAGGCCAAGCTGATTGCATTATGGGACATTGAACAGACAAAAACCGGGTCAAGCTGATTGCATTCCGGGACATTGAACAGAACAAAACCAGGTCAAGCTGATCGCATTATGGGACAATGAAAACAGAACAACACCGGGTCACAAGCTGATCGCATTCCGGGACAATGTAGACAGAACAAAACCGGGCCACGGTGATCATATTCTAGGACATTGCAGACAAAGCAATACAGGTCAAGCTGGCAATATTCTAGGACAATGGAGACATAACACTTCGGGTCAAGCTGACCGTAATCCGGAACAATGAATACAGAGCAATCCGGGTCAAGCTTATCATAATCCGGGTTAGTCTGTTCCGGGGTTGTTGTCAGTCAATATAACGGTAATCCGGACCAGGCTCGTGGGTATTGAATCGGACTTGAATTTGAGTACACGCCATGATAGCATGCATCAAAACGGTAAAAACGGCTTATGCCTTCTTCTCGTACACAGTTTGTAAATACCATCGAGACCTAATATCGGTTTTAATTATACAGTTAAGAAAAGGAACCCTCGGGCGAACTGTCGGTCAATTGAACTTCTTCCTTTGGAAAGTTTCCTGATACGGTTCACGATCCAGATGCCAGCAGATAATGAAATTGTTTAGGACACGATAACCGATGAAATGAATCACACATTCAAACCTCGCTGGACCCCCAAATGCTGTGTAAAACTAGGACTTAAAAGAATGTCACACTTTGTACTCCCACTTGAGGAGGGTAGTCACCGGGGAAAATGAATAATTAATCACCAGAGAAATTGTACCACTTTTTAGTCGACAGAGACTCCGCGAGCGGTAATCGGATTTAGGGCATGAAGGAACCTGATTACAATTCTCTATAAGACTTGTCGTTGCAACGAGTCTGAGAGGCAAGAGACACAAATTCAATATGGCGGTTGTGGGAAATCTTTGCTGAGGATGTTTTCGACTCCACTTCGTGAGTGAAGTGATTACTTATTTCCTTTCCCTTGAAAACTTAAACAGGTACTTGAGCGAATTATGGTTGACGGGAATGCTAATTGTACTTGTTTATAACGGTTGTTTACAATTGAAATGCtattttgatatttattttgtgcacttctgaatttttcgtaattatcgattgaaaaatcaggccccaacctcaatgttttgtcaaactaaaaacacttcggTATATCCAAACCCTTGCCCCTATAAGCACTGAACGACAGAAGTGATTTTTGTTTGGCTGCTGGCGGCGGTATCGTTTTCGATCTACTGTGAAGTAGAGCTTGTATGATATCGCCTCGTGACGTGTCCAACTCTGAGAAGATTTTATAACATTGCGTTCATGTACCCCACTTTACTAactgtaaagcgcattgagacggttattgtgaaatgcagtGTATAATAGCTTGTTCATATACTACTACTACAGTGCAATTTGGTCTTGTCACAGTCATATCCCATTTGTACATAGGTACAAGGTTTATGTGTTGTTTGTAAGATGATGAATTGATCGTAAAATACAGCTCCCAACGTCACTCGCTGAGAATGATGCATCAAACTACAAATCAACCCAAAGAAAGTATCATGCCTtgatattgaacaaaaaataaaggaaaGTCCCCATGGGTCCTCTACAGTTCTCGTAGTTCTCACGGCTAAAAGGTATGGGGAAAATGCTACCTTATAATATAATCTAGCAATTATGCGCAAGCATTATTTTGGCTTTCTGCTTTCTGCGATTCTTCTAGCACCCGTTGGTGAGATGTAGAAgaaagagccattccaacagcttaaTTCCACGCACTGCGGCTATTTCAAACTCATTGCCTGGTGGATGTTTTTTTCCAATATAAATTCAACCCAAAGTGCCTAATtcgagactttggaacgctaggtggcagcagacttaccaggtaaatttccattgtttacgtagttctgagcatgcgcacattaccaagaacagtggattttacctggtaagtctgctgccaccaagcgtcacaAAAGTCTCCTATTCGAGACAATGTTTTCCCTTTAATATTGTTATAATGGTTATGTATATTACGCAATAGTTGAGCAGCTTGACCGAATCGAAAAACTACATCtttttgtttaccctttttctaaagtaaaacatgtgcttaatattattattccaGTTCCACTGATGTGTGGTGTTTGGGGAAAGGAGGCCAAACATGTTTCTCGTTAAAATGCGTCCCTGCCGATTGTTGAGTTTACCTCATCCACACCCTAGTTCCAACATTCTCGTATtttatatcgagaattgataattattgttttaatgttttctcaaaatgtaaagcatctcatggaataatatgtcaagagaagcctttcaccattaccttctgtaaaccctgtaagttatttgtaaatctgtgaactttttttttcctgttccgaaagtgtataatggctttaaaggtatGGATACATTTGGTaactgttaaagaccagtactcttacttggtgtatctaagcatatgcaaaaaaaaacaagaaaaaaacacaaaaaaacaacaataataacaatttatgctgaattggtcatcgcagttgcaagagaataataacaacaacaacaacaacaacaacaaaatacacgTGTTGCAAACAtgtgcgtgctttcagatgccataCAAAAGGCCTAAATCCTGAATTCCTTTAATTTGAGTGAGGATTATgctactgcagagggagccgtttctcacacaacagctctccattgctcgttaccaagtatgtttgtatgcctacttattattattttgagtcctgtgcctttaaagtaagCTGAATTTACAGGATTCGATAAGTACTGTTCACTGTGTTTCTGTTTGCCCCAAATGATTGTATCACGTTCGTTGTGAAGTTGACGAGATCGTAACGGTTTTATAGTCGCACACACAGTTTGCAAACACTCGCACAAAATGAGTTCTCCACTCACatttttaacataatttttttgtttattgagttaaaaaaaaagcaacaaaaaaaaGCATGTCACTCCCCAGTAATCGAGGTtgacaaaagaaatgttgttgaAAGATTGCACCGACAGTCGTTTTTGAGACAATATGTTTATTATAGGTTTATGATTTGAGATGAGATTGTAGTGTGCGTTGGATATAATTTGCAGCTTGCATGTAGAAACCCGAcatctgacaaaaaaaaacatttgtatgtTTTATACATTATTTCTCGTCAGGATCCTCGTGTTACCTCGCCATTCTTGCATGTCTTATGCACAATCTGCCCATGCAATGCGACCACAGACTACAAACAAGTTCAATTCTCGCAACATTGTTAGGTGCTATACGTTTTCCCTTTATACCCGAGCCAATGTGCAACCGGTGACCGGGCGGTGACCGGGCGGTGCCGATACACCAAAGGAAACTCGAAATCGAAACATATCCGcattttttcacaaaacctCATGGGGTgtggagaggctgatagtacacaactttgtaagaaacagctccctctgaagtgacgtagttttcgagaaagaagtaattttccacgaaattgatttcgagacctcagatttagaatttagaggtctcgaaatcaagcatctggaagcacagaacttcgtgtgaccatggtgcgacaagggtgttttttttctttcattaatatttctcaatttcgacgaccgattgagctcatgttttcaaaggtttgctattttatggatatgttgagatgcatcaACTGTGAAGAATAGTCGTTGACAATAACCACTAGTGTACAGTGTCTCTAAAGTGACTGGTCATCATGTTCTTTGGTTACTTTGAATAGAGCGTAAATGGTTCGTTAGCGATTTTCTGTGCGCGTCCATTTGGGCTTGTTTCGATTGCAGCATTGGTGATTAGGGCTCCAATTAAGACGCATTTCAGAGAGAAACATTCCTCCTGGGAACTATTATCGGTGTGGGCTTTATAATTATTGTGATTTCAGAGTGAATGCGGTCATCTTTTGTCCATATAGATACTGTATTTTTgtcgttatgtagtttttcTTCAAAGGGTAAGATGGTGCACAATAGCACATCGATGAATTTAAATTACCGTGTGAATGGAATATACAATAGGGGTCAATGATTTTGTTAGAAGGGCCATGATAAAACTCTGCCATCATCCTTTGTGCAAAATCGACATGAAGTTTAATGTCAAGGGGAAATTATACAAAATCATTGCACTTTTTacaattaagcaaacaattaagATCAAATTAACCAAGGCAAAACGTGGACACACGTCTGCTCTTAGGGCGCTGCAACCAAAAACAGGTTGCTAACTGCATGATGATAAATTcctatttttaatcattttgatTCCCATATTGATCTTTTCAGAAGTTGGTGTTatcaaaattatttacaaaaggACACCTTCAGTGAAACAGAACACAAGAGTCAAATGAAGATAAGATacatcaaaatgtttactttttacCTATACAATGCGTGAATTGAACCAGATTAGATTGTTTTAAATCTAATTTGGttcaattgttaaaacaattaaaacatatGGGGGAAAGAAcatcatttttaaattttttttagtcGATTGTCAGATACTTCTTGCAAAGGGAAAACTTGACTTTACAAGATTCGAATAGAATTATCTAGTATGGTGTCTACTTACGTTTCGCTTAATGAATTTTAACAAGTCAAACCTTTCTTTGTGTAGTTCCATTTCCCCAAAATTAACATGGATTTACGTCTGAATGTTTACAATAAACCCAACTTAAATCATATTGCGAACCAGATTATGCTTTctagattaaggttaccagccacaatacCATGTAACATATACAAATAtggactggtatcctactcattcctgcttagcagggaactgttaaagacactggatactattggtaactgtcaatgaccagtattctcactcggtgtatctcaacatgcataacataacaaacctgagaaaatttgtgctcaatcggtcgtcgaagctgcgagataataatgaaagaaaaaacacccttgtcacacgaagttgtctgctttcagatgcttgatttcgagacctcaaattctaaatgtgtggtctcgaaataaaattcgtggagaattacttctttctcgaaagctacgttacttcagagggagccgtttctcccaatgttttataatatcaacctctccccattactcgttaccaagtaaggttttatgctgtttttgagtaattaccaatagtgtccactgccgttaagcAGCATATTCTGCTTTAAGCATTATCTGGAACGTGGTCCAGGGCACTGGCCCCAACGTCCCTGTATCAATGAGTCGTGCTCTAGAATCCAGTACTATAAGATCGTGGGATAATGATTTCTGCAGTCTATGAAGATGACAGTCATTTTTGTCCTCCCGAAGGTTACAGAAGAAATATTGAAGCCAAGAAGCACCGAGCAAACAAGCGGCACACATCCAATACATTTGCACATAAACCCTCTGCAAACTCGTGTCCGGTTACCGTCTCTTTTAATCCGAAAGCAAAGAGAGAAACATTTTAATGAATCCTGAAAAAAATCAAGATTGGTAACTCTCCACCACGCGGGCAagacccccccccacccctctaCACACACCAActgtacaaaaagaaaaacggGAATCAGCAGATGCCAGAAAACAATCACGAGGGTAAATTACGATT belongs to Asterias amurensis chromosome 5, ASM3211899v1 and includes:
- the LOC139937656 gene encoding uncharacterized protein encodes the protein MDLKLFLLVGVCCVLRVSAEYKSKAMQAERTGQLRRLNPRFGRNFVLPPLTDENNAIQDAENREEHMNEILNTIPGEADEMEPGMADGTWRLPLENQLFKYFNRPRRY